One genomic window of Oncorhynchus kisutch isolate 150728-3 unplaced genomic scaffold, Okis_V2 scaffold936, whole genome shotgun sequence includes the following:
- the LOC109877063 gene encoding uncharacterized protein LOC109877063, protein MVFSSSQQVVVAFTAVLFAFVVFPRMFGVGSGAKETRGFDARYNRKAGPGPGPGAVRGQPVNKNTAGSMSKAQTLENMQQMKVMMEQEMKGDKYKTNSNKGYVFTLMPLYAIGVGLFAAYKFLKIKSADDSQAQKNKDAKGPKKSEETENQLTELEQRLAQTEKMLNSILTQLDPLTSCVKSVAQEQKNEIMSQLQSIRHLMKKRGMDCPPLNIEEPQCERNLDDLIESLAAHGDISPEVVAPAEDDQSGVEEEEEPVHQQHHPEFKDEHSVTDAEEENMPSLEDSCETNIEDIGLAQNIPEEMPTTGLRRRNRLE, encoded by the exons ATGGTTTTCTCATCGTCCCAGCAAGTGGTGGTCGCATTTACGGCGGTGTTGTTTGCGTTTGTGGTGTTCCCTAGAATGTTCGGCGTAGGATCCGGAGCGAAGGAAACAAGAGGTTTTGATGCACGCTACAACAGAAAAG CGGGTCCGGGACCAGGACCAGGTGCAGTGAGAGGGCAGCCGGTCAACAAGAACACTGCTGGCTCCATGAGCAAAGCACAGACCCTGGAGAACATGCAGCAGATGAAGGTGATGATGGAGCAGGAGATGAAGGGTGACAAATACAAAACCAACAGCAACAAGGGCTACGTGTTCACGCTGATGCCGCTCTACGCCATCGGAGTCGGCCTCTTTGCAGCGTACAAATTTCTGAAG aTCAAGTCTGCAGATGACTCCCAAGCCCAAAAGAACAAGGATGCCAAAGGTCCCAAGAAGTcggaggagacag AGAATCAGCTTACAGAGCTGGAGCAGCGGCTAGCGCAAACAGAGAAGATGCTCAACTCCATTCTGACCCAACTGGACCCATTGACAAGTTG TGTCAAGTCTGTGGCCCAGGAACAGAAGAACGAGATCATGTCCCAACTCCAGTCCATCCGCCACCTGATGAAGAAGAGAGGCATGGACTGTCCACCCCTTAACATTGAAG AGCCGCAGTGCGAGAGGAACCTGGATGACCTCATCGAGTCTCTGGCAGCCCACGGCGACATCTCACCAGAGGTGGTTGCTCCTGCGGAAGATGATCAAAGtggtgtggaggaagaggaggagccagTCCACCAGCAACACCACCCTGAATTCAAGGATGAGCACTCAGTGACTGACGCTGAGGAGGAGAACATGCCCTCCTTGGAGGATTCTTGTGAGACAAACATTGAGGACATAGGCCTAGCCCAGAACATTCCAGAAGAAATGCCTACAACTGGGCTCAGACGACGCAACAGGCTGGAATGA